One window of the Microvirga mediterraneensis genome contains the following:
- a CDS encoding PopZ family protein, with protein MSTAASASVSDAFDRLGAALRPSQPQTVDDLMKEMLRPMLKAWLDDNLPSLVERLVRDEIERVTRSRG; from the coding sequence ATGTCGACCGCGGCCAGCGCCTCGGTGTCCGATGCCTTCGACCGCCTCGGCGCAGCCCTCAGGCCAAGCCAGCCCCAGACCGTCGACGATCTCATGAAGGAGATGCTGCGCCCCATGCTGAAGGCATGGCTCGACGATAATCTTCCTTCCCTGGTCGAGCGGCTCGTCCGGGACGAGATCGAGCGCGTGACCCGCTCCCGGGGGTAG